A genome region from Eretmochelys imbricata isolate rEreImb1 chromosome 8, rEreImb1.hap1, whole genome shotgun sequence includes the following:
- the VCAM1 gene encoding vascular cell adhesion protein 1 codes for MGRIIPSVTVLLLVFVTSKAFEIEVTPEYNVAAQIGDKLELTCSTIGCESPSFSWRTQMDNPLGGSVYNNGSSSTLTMDPVGFGNDHEYLCSAFCDNVKKEKSIKVDVYSFPSAPVIEISTPLNVGEKASAICMVPKVYPSERLKLQLEKDGSVLDMKEFYEDVSTKTTETKSLTLTFIPTFEDIGKEITCVAELEIDEMEFEPKKRQTSQRLSVNFGPQNANITVSPSNITTQGETLMLTCRTTSNPPARIVWGKELEDSSVQHIIDNDTLIIPHAQMSDSGLFICEAMNDATNKTERATVVISVQGAPRITEFSIQPSTTVQEGDNVTILCSVESNPAARIVLRRKSDSEDTVLYSEDGVVHISSVTFLNAGNYECEAENALGESKMTAELSVEYGPRNTTISVTPSTTVKEGEAVIMTCTSYGNPTPKISWTKHLISGELQFLSEDATLTINNIKAEHLGLYECEGVNQFGREKKTVNLIVQVPPKDTMLSVFPSDTVKEGDSVTFSCTSEGIPAVQIILRKKTGGADTVLVSESGRYTIDGAQLEDAGMYECESSNKLGQQFKNRMLDVKVPPQNTTELISPSDNVDEGENITIMSTIYSNLPPQTVPQNIHPSNTTILSSQNETSTLCRVIKTDTDTYLVACNETGNNTDVIEIAVVEIVKETDLMIPVIVVLSCLSTMAIPALAILVYMSRKAKINGSYSPVNTLKPNV; via the exons ATGGGAAGAATAATTCCATCAGTGACAGTGCTTTTACTGGTGTTTGTGACTT cTAAAGCTTTTGAAATTGAGGTTACACCTGAATACAACGTTGCTGCTCAGATTGGAGATAAACTTGAGCTGACCTGTAGTACAATTGGCTGTGAATCCCCAAGTTTCTCTTGGAGAACCCAGATGGACAATCCCCTCGGTGGGTCAGTGTACAATAACGGGAGCAGCTCCACCTTGACTATGGATCCTGTTGGCTTTGGGAATGACCATGAGTATCTCTGCAGTGCATTTTGTGacaatgtgaaaaaagaaaaaagcatcaAGGTTGACGTTTACT CTTTTCCCAGTGCACCAGTCATTGAGATCAGCACACCCCTGAATGTTGGGGAAAAAGCCAGTGCCATCTGTATGGTTCCCAAAGTGTATCCTTCTGAGCGTTTGAAGTTGCAGCTAGAGAAAGATGGATCTGTTCTTGACATGAAAGAGTTTTATGAGGACGTAAGCACCAAAACCACAGAGACAAAAAGTCTGACATTGACTTTTATCCCCACCTTTGAAGACATTGGGAAAGAGATTACTTGTGTGGCTGAATTAGAGATTGATGAAATGGAATTTGAACCCAAGAAAAGACAGACTTCACAGAGATTGAGTGTAAACT TTGGTCCACAAAATGCTAACATCACTGTGTCTCCAAGCAACATAACCACGCAGGGGGAAACGCTAATGCTCACTTGCAGGACTACAAGTAATCCACCAGCAAGGATTGTTTGGGGAAAAGAGCTAGAGGATTCAAGTGTGCAGCACATTATAGACAATGACACCCTAATCATTCCACATGCCCAGATGAGTGATTCTGGGCTGTTCATCTGTGAAGCCATGAATGACGCAACGAATAAAACAGAGAGAGCAACAGTGGTCATTTCTGTACAAG GGGCACCAAGAATTACAGAGTTCTCCATACAACCCTCCACAACTGTTCAAGAAGGAGATAATGTTACCATCCTGTGTTCTGTTGAAAGCAACCCTGCTGCCAGGATTGTCTTAAGGAGAAAATCAGacagtgaagacactgtgctTTATAGTGAGGATGGAGTTGTCCATATCTCAAGTGTGACGTTCCTAAATGCAGGAAACTACGAATGTGAAGCAGAGAATGCACTGGGGGAAAGCAAAATGACAGCAGAACTTAGCGTCGAAT ATGGACCAAGAAATACGACAATCTCTGTCACCCCCTCCACCACAGTGAAAGAAGGGGAAGCTGTGATAATGACATGTACTAGCTACGGTAATCCAACTCCAAAGATCTCCTGGACAAAGCATTTGATCAGTGGAGAGTTGCAGTTTCTTTCTGAAGATGCAACTTTGACTATAAATAACATAAAGGCTGAACACTTGGGGCTTTATGAATGTGAAGGAGTTAACCAGtttggaagagagaaaaaaactgtGAACTTAATTGTTCAAG TTCCACCAAAAGACACAATGCTTTCAGTTTTCCCTTCAGACACTGTAAAAGAAGGAGACAGTGTTACCTTCTCTTGCACATCTGAAGGTATTCCGGCTGTTCAGATCATCTTGAGGAAGAAAACAGGAGGTGCGGACACAGTGCTTGTGTCCGAAAGTGGCAGATATACCATAGATGGGGCTCAGCTAGAGGATGCAGGAATGTATGAATGTGAATCCAGCAACAAGTTGGGACagcaatttaaaaacagaatgcTTGATGTCAAAG ttCCTCCCCAGAATACTACAGAGTTAATATCTCCATCAGACAATGTTGATGAAGGGGAAAATATCACTATTATGAGTACAATCTATAGTAATTTACCTCCACAGACTGTCCCACAAAATATCCATCCAAGCAACACAACCATCCTCTCATCACAGAATGAAACCTCTACGCTCTGTAGAGTCATCAAAACTGATACAGACACATACCTGGTTGCTTGCAATGAGACTGGAAATAACACTGATGTGATTGAGATAGCTGTTGTAG AAATAGTGAAAGAAACAGATTTAATGATTCCTGTGATTGTTGTGCTCTCTTGTTTATCAACAATGGCAATCCCTGCACTTGCAATATTGGTTTACATGTCAAGGAAAGCAAAGATAAATGGATCCTACAGTCCTGTAAACACACTGAAACCAAATGTTTAA